From Elaeis guineensis isolate ETL-2024a chromosome 16, EG11, whole genome shotgun sequence, a single genomic window includes:
- the LOC105059450 gene encoding LOW QUALITY PROTEIN: transketolase, chloroplastic (The sequence of the model RefSeq protein was modified relative to this genomic sequence to represent the inferred CDS: inserted 5 bases in 4 codons; deleted 1 base in 1 codon) — translation MAASPSVTAAQALVGRAISGHPPHPLLNRTASPSASAPSPVAPSSPPASRTSGRRRPRPRRAAVTRAARVETLEGKAATEALVDKSVNTIRFLAVDAVEKATSGHPGLPMGCAPLGHILYDEIMRYNPKNPYWFNRDRFVLSAGHGCMLHYALLHLAGYDSVKEDDLKAFRQWESKTPGHPENFETPGIEVTTGPLGQGIANAVGLALAERHLAARFNKPDMEIIDHYTYVVVGDGCQMEGISNETCSLAGHWGLGKLIAFYDDNHISIDGDTEIAFTEDVNARFEALGWHTIWVKNGNTGYDEIRAAIKEAKAVXDKPTLIKVTTTIGYGSPNKANTYSVHGSALGAKEVDATRQNLGWPYEPFFVPEDVKSHWSHHXPEGAALEAEWNAKFAEYEKKYKEDAAELKRIISGELPTGWEKALPTYTLESPADATRNLSQQCLNALAKVLPGFLGGSADLASSNMTLLKMFGNFQKDTPEERNVRFGVREHGXGAICNGIALHSLGLXPYCATFFVFTDYMRAAIRISALSEAGVIYVMTHDSIGLGEDGPTHQPIEHLISFRAMPNILMLRPADGTETAGAYKVAVLNRKRPSILALSRQKLPQLAGTSVEGVEKGGYIISDNSSGNKPDLIVMSTGSELEIAAKAADELRKEGKTVRVVSLVSWELFDEQSDEYKESVLPAAVTARISIEAGSTLGWEKFVGTKGKAIGIDRFGASAPAGRIYKEFGITAEKVIEAARSL, via the exons ATGGCCGCTTCCCCCTCCGTCACCGCCGCCCAGGCACTCGTCGGCCGCGCCATCTCCGGCCACCCTCCCCATCCCCTGCTCAACCGGACCGCCTCGCCTTCGGCCTCAGCTCCCTCGCCGGTCGCGCCCTCAAGTCCCCCCGCCTCCAGAACCTCCGGCCGCAGG CGCCCCCGGCCCCGCCGCGCCGCCGTCACCAGGGCGGCGAGGGTGGAAACGCTGGAGGGGAAGGCGGCCACGGAGGCTCTGGTGGACAAGTCCGTCAACACGATCCGGTTCCTGGCCGTCGACGCCGTCGAGAAGGCCACTTCTGGCCACCCGGGCCTTCCTATGGGGTGCGCCCCCTTGGGACACATCCTCTACGACGAGATCATGCGCTACAACCCCAAGAATCCTTACTGGTTCAACCGCGATCGCTTCGTTCTCTCCGCCGGCCACGGGTGTATGCTCCATTACGCCCTGCTCCATCTCGCCGGATATGATAGTGTCAAG gaggatgattTGAAGGCTTTCCGGCAGTGGGAAAGCAAAACTCCTGGCCATCCAGAGAATTTTGAAACTCCTGGAATTGAAGTCACTACTG GTCCTCTTGGTCAGGGTATTGCAAATGCTGTTGGATTGGCACTTGCTGAGAGGCACCTAGCTGCACGTTTCAATAAGCCTGACATGGAGATCATTGATCATTACAC GTATGTTGTAGTTGGTGATGGCTGCCAAATGGAGGGCATTTCTAATGAAACTTGTTCGCTTGCCGGGCACTGGGGTTTAGGAAAGCTGATTGCTTTTTACGATGACAACCACATCTCCATTGATGGAGACACAGAGATTGCATTTACAGAAGATGTAAATGCCCGTTTCGAGGCTCTTGGCTGGCACACGATCTGGGTGAAGAATGGTAATACAGGCTATGATGAAATCCGTGCTGCAATTAAGGAAGCTAAGGCTG AAGACAAACCCACACTGATCAAG gttaCCACCACCATTGGTTATGGGTCACCCAACAAGGCGAACACATATAGCGTGCATGGGAGTGCATTGGGTGCTAAGGAAGTTGATGCAACCAGGCAGAACCTTGGATGGCCTTATGAGCCTTTTTTTGTGCCTGAAGATGTGAAGAG TCACTGGAGCCACC GTCCAGAAGGTGCTGCTCTTGAAGCTGAATGGAATGCTAAGTTTGCAGAGTATGAGAAGAAATACAAAGAGGATGCTGCAGAGCTGAAGCGTATCATTTCTGGAGAACTGCCTACTGGATGGGAGAAGGCTCTTCCG ACATATACGCTTGAAAGTCCTGCAGATGCCACTAGAAATCTATCTCAGCAATGCCTGAATGCTCTTGCTAAAGTACTTCCTGGATTTCTAGGAGGCAGTGCTGATCTTGCCTCCTCCAACATGACATTGCTGAAGATGTTTGGTAACTTCCAAAAGGACACACCTGAGGAGCGGAATGTTCGTTTCGGTGTTAGGGAACATG TGGGTGCCATATGCAATGGCATTGCCCTCCACAGCCTGGGCTT TCCCTACTGTGCTACCTTCTTTGTCTTCACAGACTACATGAGAGCCGCCATAAGGATCTCGGCCCTGTCTGAGGCAGGAGTCATCTATGTGATGACACATGATTCTATTGGTCTTGGAGAAGATGGACCCACCCATCAGCCTATCGAGCATCTGATTAGCTTCCGAGCCATGCCCAACATTTTGATGCTCCGTCCGGCTGATGGGACTGAGACTGCTGGGGCATACAAAGTTGCAGTTCTCAATAGGAAGAGGCCATCAATTCTTGCTCTCTCCCGTCAGAAGCTTCCTCAACTTGCAGGAACATCGGTCGAAGGAGTTGAGAAGGGAGGATACATTATTTCAGACAACTCATCTGGTAACAAACCAGATCTCATTGTTATGAGCACTGGCTCCGAATTGGAGATTGCTGCCAAGGCTGCAGATGAATTGAGGAAGGAGGGGAAAACAGTCAGAGTTGTGTCACTTGTCAGCTGGGAGTTGTTTGATGAGCAATCTGATGAGTACAAGGAGAGTGTCCTCCCTGCTGCTGTCACTGCTAGGATTAGTATTGAAGCAGGATCCACGCTTGGGTGGGAGAAGTTTGTCGGAACCAAGGGCAAGGCTATCGGAATTGACCGGTTCGGGGCAAGTGCTCCTGCTGGTCGGATATACAAGGAATTTGGTATAACAGCAGAGAAAGTCATTGAAGCAGCCAGATCTCTATAA